From Aquabacter sp. L1I39, the proteins below share one genomic window:
- a CDS encoding CsbD family protein, with translation MNWDRIEGNWKQFSGSVKTQWGKLTDDDMAQINGNREKLEGKLQERYGLAKDQVKEQVDTWSRGVDRM, from the coding sequence ATGAATTGGGATCGCATCGAAGGCAACTGGAAGCAGTTCTCCGGCAGCGTGAAGACTCAGTGGGGCAAGCTGACCGATGACGATATGGCGCAGATCAATGGCAATCGCGAGAAGCTCGAAGGAAAGCTTCAGGAGCGCTATGGCCTGGCCAAGGATCAGGTGAAGGAGCAGGTGGACACCTGGTCGCGCGGCGTCGACCGTATGTGA
- the folK gene encoding 2-amino-4-hydroxy-6-hydroxymethyldihydropteridine diphosphokinase, with amino-acid sequence MTSRAFLCLGANMGDARGTLALARGLLARSGLTVLRQSSLYRTPPWGPVPQDDYLNQVIEVASPVDARALLHVALRVERMLGRDRSRETRYGPRPIDIDILAFGRERHAAPDLHLPHPRLMERAFALVPLAEIAPDFTVEGVKVRDALARLDPSGIVRVCGHQ; translated from the coding sequence ATGACCAGTCGCGCCTTTCTCTGCCTTGGCGCCAATATGGGCGATGCGCGGGGCACCCTCGCGCTCGCCCGTGGCCTGCTGGCGCGGTCGGGGCTGACGGTGCTGCGCCAATCCAGCCTCTATCGCACCCCACCCTGGGGGCCGGTGCCGCAGGATGACTATCTCAACCAGGTGATCGAGGTGGCGTCCCCGGTGGACGCGCGCGCTCTGCTGCATGTCGCCTTGCGGGTGGAGCGCATGCTGGGACGGGACCGCAGCCGTGAGACCCGCTACGGGCCGCGCCCCATCGACATCGACATCCTCGCCTTCGGCCGCGAGCGGCATGCCGCGCCGGATCTGCACCTGCCCCATCCGCGCCTTATGGAGCGGGCCTTTGCGCTGGTGCCCCTGGCGGAGATCGCGCCCGATTTCACGGTCGAGGGCGTGAAGGTGAGGGATGCCCTCGCCCGCCTCGACCCCTCTGGCATTGTGCGCGTGTGCGGGCACCAATGA
- the folP gene encoding dihydropteroate synthase gives MSSPVFVTPPARTLPACDRTLTLGPRTLVMGILNITPDSFSDGGKNAAPDDALANARRLAAEGADILDVGGESTRPGHTPVPADEEWARVAPVLAALTAESALPVSIDTWKAEVARKAVAAGAVIINDVWGFSRDPDMAAVVAETGAAAIVMHNRESVDPAVDVIADMLGFFARALERAEKAGVPRDRIVLDPGIGFGKTFEQNLSAIARLGELRVLGLPLLLGTSRKSLIGKVIDTIPAERVPGTIASNVIGIMEGVEIIRVHDVAEHVQAARVSEAIRAAR, from the coding sequence ATGTCCTCTCCCGTTTTCGTCACGCCGCCCGCCCGCACCCTTCCCGCCTGCGACCGCACACTGACCCTTGGGCCCCGCACCCTGGTGATGGGCATCCTCAACATCACCCCCGATTCCTTCTCCGATGGCGGCAAGAATGCCGCTCCCGACGATGCGCTAGCCAATGCCCGGCGGCTGGCCGCCGAAGGCGCGGACATTCTGGATGTGGGCGGCGAATCCACGCGTCCCGGCCACACGCCGGTGCCGGCGGATGAGGAATGGGCGCGCGTCGCCCCCGTGCTTGCGGCGCTCACGGCCGAAAGCGCCCTGCCCGTCTCCATCGACACCTGGAAAGCGGAGGTGGCCCGCAAGGCCGTGGCGGCGGGCGCCGTCATCATCAACGATGTCTGGGGCTTCTCCCGCGATCCGGACATGGCCGCCGTGGTAGCGGAGACGGGCGCGGCGGCGATCGTCATGCACAATCGAGAAAGCGTCGACCCGGCGGTGGATGTGATCGCCGACATGCTCGGCTTTTTCGCGCGGGCGCTGGAGCGGGCGGAAAAGGCCGGCGTCCCGCGCGATCGCATCGTGCTCGATCCCGGCATCGGCTTCGGCAAGACGTTCGAGCAGAATCTCTCCGCCATCGCACGGCTTGGCGAATTGCGCGTGCTGGGCTTGCCCCTGCTGCTCGGCACGTCCCGCAAGTCCTTGATTGGAAAGGTGATCGACACCATCCCTGCCGAGCGGGTGCCCGGCACCATCGCTTCCAACGTCATCGGCATCATGGAAGGTGTGGAGATCATCCGGGTGCATGACGTAGCTGAACATGTGCAGGCGGCCCGGGTCAGCGAAGCCATCCGCGCCGCCCGATGA
- a CDS encoding DUF2267 domain-containing protein, with protein sequence MEELVTRLKEKVGLSDVAARRAVDVVIEFLSSEAPAGAMEDLAAAVPGLSDVLSRCSRESNVPLSTRHFGGMARLMQVADRMMSAGMTMAQVQQATHEVVAFARERAGDEAVNRIVTAIPGLRQVA encoded by the coding sequence ATGGAAGAGTTGGTCACCCGGCTGAAGGAGAAGGTGGGCCTCTCCGATGTCGCCGCGCGCCGGGCGGTGGACGTGGTCATCGAATTCCTGTCCAGCGAGGCGCCCGCCGGCGCCATGGAAGACCTGGCGGCGGCTGTGCCCGGCCTGTCGGACGTGTTGTCGCGCTGCTCGCGAGAATCGAACGTTCCCCTCTCCACCCGGCATTTCGGCGGCATGGCGCGCCTCATGCAGGTGGCCGACCGCATGATGTCCGCCGGCATGACCATGGCCCAGGTGCAGCAGGCCACCCATGAAGTGGTCGCCTTCGCCCGCGAGCGGGCGGGAGATGAGGCCGTCAACCGCATTGTGACCGCCATTCCGGGCCTGCGGCAGGTGGCCTGA